The genomic window TCCACACACTTTTGTCCACAATAGAAGAACCAAAACTAGGAAAGTCCCAGGACCCAATAACAAGATAGAAGGAGGGAGTGGAGACGTGAAGGGCTGCCAGAGgcatcagccgccgccgccatcgTCCTGCTGCCATGTTTGGGTGTCTTCACAGGATACAACaacgcttcttcttcttcttgccacTCGGTCCGTTTTTGTCTTTGCTTTCTGCCATCTTCTTCTTGCGAACCTCCCTCATGAGGTCGAAGAACACCtggagacagaaggagaacCTGTCAGGGAGTTGAACGGGCCACCGCCACCGCCGCAGGTGGACTGTCCCAACGTTATCGTACCTTGTCTACATTGGCTCTCGTCTTGGCAGAGGTCTCCACGTACTGGACGCCCCACTCACTAGCCTTTGTTGCAGCGTCGTCGGCGGACACCTGCCGCCGCTCCTCCAGGTCTGACTTGTTCCCCACGACGAGCAGAGGGAtaagctcctcctccttcacccgCAGGATCTGCTCCCTGACAATAGACACCAAGTCACACAGGACTTCTGGACATTTGTGAGATGGACGCCATGCTGTCAGGAGATAGACTAGTATAGACGTGCTTGTAGCCAACGGCTACATAAACTGACTCCCGTGGGTGGAGCCAGAGCCTCCTGACTCTGGCTCCTCCTCTACCAGCTGACCACAGAGGCATGGCCCTGACGGTGACGCCACACACCTGAACTCAGATGTGGCGGTGAAGGACTCCTGCTCCGTGATGGAGAAGACTAGCAGGAAACCCTCTCCGCTGCGGAAATAGTTGTCCCTGATGGCGGCATAGTCCTCCTGACCAGCTGTGTCTAGGATGTCGATCTGGACATCCTCGCCATCCAGGACCACCTTCTTCCTGTAGCTGTCCGCTTTGGTGGGCTCATAGTCCTCCACGAACTGTGAGAAGAGAAGCCACAGTGTCAGAGGAAACCGGAATTGCAAGgttcatgggaaatgtagtgttgAGTCGTACCTCGTCATACATGAACTGCAAGGTGAGGGCAGACTTCCCGACTCCGCCGCTGCCCACCATGATCACCTTGTGGAGGACCAGAGACGTCTGGTTCTTGTTCTTACTGGAGGCCATCACTCCAGCTGCAGGACTAGCAGAGACTAGTAAGAACTAGTACAGACCAGCAGAGACCAGTTAGGACCAGCAGACTCCCGCACAAACCAGCAgagaccagtaca from Antennarius striatus isolate MH-2024 chromosome 24, ASM4005453v1, whole genome shotgun sequence includes these protein-coding regions:
- the LOC137591297 gene encoding ras-related protein ralB-B-like, producing MASSKNKNQTSLVLHKVIMVGSGGVGKSALTLQFMYDEFVEDYEPTKADSYRKKVVLDGEDVQIDILDTAGQEDYAAIRDNYFRSGEGFLLVFSITEQESFTATSEFREQILRVKEEELIPLLVVGNKSDLEERRQVSADDAATKASEWGVQYVETSAKTRANVDKVFFDLMREVRKKKMAESKDKNGPSGKKKKKRCCIL